The sequence TCCCCTCTCCACAAAAGAATGAGATTTTAATCTATATAGcaaactttatttcaaaatggcatttgttacaaaaaagtgtaaaaatcCAGCTAAACCAGAAATATTGAGATTATTTCCATGGACTTCAAAGTCCACTGATCTTTGTCCCCATATGCTTTTCCTCAATATGTTCCCCACTTCCAGTCTGATTACACAGGTGCAGATGTGCCTAAATGGCCTGGAATAGATAAATACgtaaagaaaggcaaaagctgTAAAGCTAAATGCATGCAACAACTTCTACCCTCAAAAACcctcaaaaataaacataagtgTGAAGTAGACATTAATCTGCAGGTATCCAAAGATTTGCTCAGTCATCCTTGTCTTTTGCTCCATGTTTAAGGATGCGCGTGAACTCGATGTAGTTGAAATTCCCCTTCTTGTCGATCGGTGCCTCCCTGTAGAGCTCATCTACCTCCTCATCTGTGAACCTGTCTCCCATTGTTGTCAGCAGCTCTCGCAGGTAGTCCTCTTGAATAAACCCTACAGTAAGCGGACAAGAAAAAACCTTTTACATTTATCTGCTAACTGCTggataataattttaattctttaataaaAGAGCTAATCTTTTTCAGCACATGAAAAAGCCTATTACCATAACATACAAATAATTACAAGCAATCAATCAAGTCAAGCTTCTTAGTTAATTTGCATGGTCTCACTACTTCAAGTAAAGGTCACTGCATGACCTGCCTTTGTAAGAAGTTTGTCAGTGTCCATGTGCTGTCGTCTTAATAGGACTGAACTCCCAGTAGCACTGAGAGCCTTTTAACAACTATGTATTTTATACAAAAGGGAtccatttttcttaaacattccTAATGAAAACAATCACTTAAAATGGAACTTTATCATTGGTCAACATCTGTGTTAAGCACTGGgaagttcaaaatattttaaagactcAGAATTCATCTTAAATCATTGGCAAAACTCACATTTACCAGACTCATTggaaagaacacatttttacCATTGTTTTATTAAACAGCCTTAAATAACCTGAAATTCCTTTCTTCTATCAGCAATCTAATTACTAGCTTTTTCTTGTATAGATTTTCTTCTCCTATAAGTGCAGCTGAACAAGTTGCTAACAAAAAAGGTTCTTCAAAAAAGCACACCAGCTTTGTAAACAAGGAGGATTCCCCTTACATATGTTGCCCCGACACTGAATttaaagttagaaaacaaaaaataaggcCATGGCTCCCAGTCAGTATCTTGTTCTCTTTTCCtgccttgaaaaaataaatgaagagctAGAAGTTTGGGATTCCgtttttcattgttaaaaaaaaagcaacgcTATTTTCAGCTGCTGAGGAAATACAGCATGATTTTTACCTTCCAGAAATCAGAATTCTCAGAGTTAACATTCATCACTACTTCCATGAATAGAAGTATTTATGGTTACAAAACCAAGTAAGAGCAATACACATACACTGTTATTTTACCCACATACCTGTTGCTTCTTCGtcaaagcaagcaaaagcaTTCCTGATTACATCTTCCGGATCGGTTCCATTTAACTTCTCACCAAACATTGTGAGGAACATCGTGAAGTTTATGGGTCCTGGGGCCTCGTTCATCATGGCATCTAGGTATTCGTCTGTTGGATTCTTtcctacaaagaaaaacattcagctttGTTTGAGCTTTCAAACTAAACCCAACAAAAGTCACCTGAATAGTGCAATACAAAGTGAGACACTTATAATTAAAATAGTGCATTTGGGATAGCTTACAATAAATTTGCTTGACAACCTTAAAGAGAGAAGGCACATTACCAAGGGAGGCAAGCATGTCATGCAGGTCCTCCTTGTCGATGAAGCCATCTCTGTTCTGATCGATCATGTTGAAGGCCTCCTTGAATTCCTGTATCTGCGACTGATCAAACATGGCAAATACATTGGAAGTGGCGCGCTGAGGGCGCTTCTTGGTGGTCTTCGTCTTTGCCCTTTTGCTAGACATGTTGGCTGTTGGCTctaggaaaacagaaacatatcCAAAATTTAGACTTATTAAACCAAATTGCAAGTACTTAAGGGGAGAGATGGATACAAAATTATCAAATTTCATGTTGTAGTCAAACACAACATACAGagttactttgttttcttttatgcagACTTAACTGACTACTAAGCATAATCTCCTGCATGattcagagagagagagtgcTGAAGGTCAACAGCATGCtacattataaaaacaaaacaaatcacagcTCCTGAAGTGAAGCTCGCTCAGTGCTTGTATTTCTGATTCAGAACCCCAACTGCCTCATCCGAAAACCAAAGACAACCTGTTTAGCAGATCAGGAAGCACTGGTGACCTGGCATGTAGAAGGTTATCATCTGCCAACCTGTACAGTATTTAGCTGTTAAATAAACTTTAGCTTACTGCTTGATAacatctgggagaaaaaaatatgtattttagacTCTGAATAACAATGCTGAAGTAGCTGCTGTTCAAGGAGCTGACCCTGACAGGATCCTCATgtttttctgaaggtttttgAACAGTGCTGGGCTGGGGTGCTGGGAAATGGAGAGATTGGCCAAGCCAGCCCCTACTGGAGTTCTTTCAAAGCCAACTAGGGGATTGTGTGTTGGAAAGTGGAAACTGACTCTTGGGCCAAAAGCACTGCATTGCTACTCTCTTACACAGCTGAACTATTAACAGAATACATATGCAAATGCCAGCATACTCCGTTTATTTTGCAAGTGAATTAAAGTCACATAAGTATTCTTAGAAGTTGATAACTTGAAAGAAACGATCTTCAGATCATAGAACTGCTATTGTCATAGGCTCTTTACATAGCACATGTATATGAATTGCATTGTTTCCCTTGAGCTGCCAAAGAAGCTAACAAGTGGTAGTTCCCGTGGAAACATTAATACAATCTGGGTATAAGTGAGACTTTCAAGTTAGTGGCTTGTGTTTAGCTGAGAAGACAGACTTAACATTcaacaaatatgaaaatctgGTGCGCTGACATGCAAACACAAAGACCTCAGCATAAGGCAGGACTTGTTTACCACTGTTTCTAGGACACTGTTGTAGTACACATCTAGGcattagttttatttaatgcaaataCATGTAATCCACACTGCTCTAATCCTTTTTTATGCCCAACCAAGTGTTACCCAACCCAGATTCCTTCTATCCTTGGTTTTGGGTTTTACATTAAGCACATGCAGTAAGCGCCCTGAAAGAGGAGGACTTCAAGCTTCACTTGTCACAAGAATGCCAACATGCTGAAATTGACAGTATTAATTGGCAGCTCCAAGTATTAATTTTCTAACTTAGTTTTGTTCAATGATCTCATCACCAATGCAATTCTAATTAGAGTCACAGGTCTAATGGCTTCTCAACAGTTTGTTCACAAGTTACTCTATTTTGTTAGGCTCCTGAACATCAAGACTGAAGTCACCAACTTGGattcctcctttaaaaaaaaaggaaaaggcagagttgCTCCCATAGATGATCAACTGAATACACAGGCAAAAAGCAGttacctttcttcttttgtttttaattagaggAAACGCATTTTACCTTGCTTTGTGTCAGATACGTGGCACGCTGTACCAAGCATCTGGATCATGAAAGGATATTCCATAGTTCTGTCCTTCTCCTCCCGTCTACAAGCAGCGTTACTGATCTCCCCTGCTAATTCCACGCTTTTATAGCTTACGTTCATATACAACGTTCGCCTGACGTATAAAACCAACCATTATGCCCTGAACTAAAAATAGCCCCCGAAATGCAACTGTGCATCATTCGGCAACGCTGAAGTTCTCATCGTTACATTCACTGACCACAAGCTATCTGAAACCTCTGGCCTCCAACAACACTTCAGCAAACAAACCTGAACTCCTGACGCCCAGAAACCCATGAAGGCAGCCGACAAAACAGGAGTTGGCTTTCAGGCTGCAGTCAGGAGCTGCGCGTGACTTCGGTCTTCTTCTTACCTCAGTAGAAACCTGTTCAACTCTGAATTGCTGGTTAAAAGTTCCACTGCTCAAAATACGGCCAAATCGTACCCACTAAGAATTGTTCACTGAGGTAGTTCATAGCTTGAAGGATATTGGCTATTCAAAGTAAACCAAAACAAGTTTCCTTTGGATGCAGCACAGGACAGTGCTCCCAGAAGGCCAGGGAGCTGCTACCTCCAATTCCCTAATGTACAATTCAGTCCTAACTGAGAAGGTAACAGAAGCAGACTGCTACTCACTGCAGCTACGCATGGTGGGAAGAGAaccatttgtttttaactctgttCAAGAGATTGCCACATCAGAGTATCACACtacaagagacaaaaaaaatgccAACGGAACAGTATCTGTACTTGCATGGCTGCTTTCTAATGTTTCTCTAAACCAGCTTTGGGAAGCAGCCATACAGAGCACAGAAGGCACAACTCCTGCACTCAGACCTCTTGAGCATCAGCATGGAGAGAGACAGGAGCATTTAACTAGACTGTACTGCCTTTCAGCACAAGCTGGTGCAAGTAAGCCTGAGGTAGGTTGCACCCTGGAAAACTCCATTAGAAGGAGAGTGATAAATTGGAAcatcctcagaaaaaaaacacacaaggacATCAATCCATCCAGCCAAAGAGACCAATTTGTGATGGATAGAAGATCCAAGTGTTTATACATAAGTTATCCTGGTGCATGCAGCAATGAGCAAGAACTAGCTTCACTTGAGTCAAATACAGGACTCActgattttggagaaaaaaggaTTTCATCTGAGATATCCACCAGAGAGACCATTTTGTTACAGAAGTCATGGCACTGGAATTGAATGCATGAAGTGCAGGGTGAACATAGAAGAGTATCAGTAGATAAGCAAATGGAAACACTTCACATTGGATGGCCCAAATCCTGACAGAGAGGCTGGGTTTCCACCTAACATTATGACTCACAGAAAGGCTGGGGCCTTATTTCAGAAACCGTGCAGGAACTCCTCCTGTAAGGCTCATAGTACACCTCAAGTCCCACAACGCCTCCCCACAGAACCCTGGGCTGGATCTAACGCTGCTGCCATTACGTTGACACATAACAGCCACCTCtccacacacacagaatcacagaaccatccaggttggaagagacctcaagatcatcaagtccaacctctgacctaacactaacaagtcctcctctaaaccatatcactaagctctacatctaaatgtcttttaaagacctccagggatggtgactccaccacttccctgggcagcctgttccaatgcctcacaaccctttcagtaaagaagttcttcctaagatccaacctaaaactcccctggcgcaactttagcccattccccctcgtcctgtcaccaggcacgtgggagaacaggccaacccccacctcgctacagcctcccttgaggtaccgatagagagcgataaggtcgcccctgagcctcctcttctccaggctgaacaagcccagctccctcagccgctcctcgtaggacttgttctccaggcccctcaccagcttcgtcgcccttctctgcacccgctcaagcacctcgatgtccttcttgtagcgaggggcccaaaactgaacacagtactcgaggtgcggcctcaccagagctgagtacagggggacgatcacctccctagccctgctggtcacactgtttctgatacaagccaggatgccgttggccttcttggccacctgagcacactgctggctcatattcagctgactatccaccatcactcccaggtccttctctgcctggcagctctccaaccattcctctcccagcctgtagctctgcttggggttattgcgccccaggtgcaggacccggcacttggccttgtggAACCTCACACAGCTGGCCCCAGCCCACCGGCCCAGCTCACCCAGCCccccctgcagagccttccaaCGAAGCGGCCCCGGCCCTACCCCCCCGCCACTGACCGGGCGTCGGCGGAGCTCCGGCGGCGACACGGACACGGAGAGGGACCAACGGCACCAACGGCtacagcagcagcggcggcacTTCCGGGCAGCGCGCGGCCGCCGCCCAACCAGCGCACGGGAAAGGAAGCGTGGGCGAGACCATTCCTGAAGAAAACCCGGGGGGGGAAGGGCACGCGGCTCATCGCTCCTGACGGCACACGCCGCGACCCGAGCCCAGCTGACGGCACTATGGCGGCGACCGGGTTTGACCCTCCTCTCGGCCTCTTCTTGCCCTTATCAGTGGTTCTGTGAGGGCCACGCGCCCTTTCTCAGCCCGCTCCTCCCCCCTTATCTCACTGTTGGTACATCCCGGCGCGCTCTCCGCATTCCAGGCAGCGCCTGCCCTTATAAGGCAACGGCGGGAGTTTCCTGCCCGTCGTCCcgccaggccccgccccccagccccgcggaGCCCCGCCCCCCACCGCGCCCAACGCCCCCTCCCCGGAGGAAAGTGGCGGCCGGGGCCTCGCCCGGCGCCCAGGACAACCTCGGGGGGCGTGGGGGCGCTCGTGGCTGCTTCACGTGCAAACACTGAAACACGCAGTTTATGGTCTTAATTCATCTCACTGAGCCACCCCAGTCCCTCCCGTGGTATCTCCAATAATTTCTCAGCCCTTTTGTTTCCATCCCCCGTTACGTCACGGCTGCCACAGAATTACCTTAATTAGAGCTGAAATTGACTCAGAAGCATCGCAAAGCTCAACTGTTGCCAT comes from Aythya fuligula isolate bAytFul2 chromosome 2, bAytFul2.pri, whole genome shotgun sequence and encodes:
- the LOC116486483 gene encoding myosin regulatory light chain 2, smooth muscle minor isoform; translation: MSSKRAKTKTTKKRPQRATSNVFAMFDQSQIQEFKEAFNMIDQNRDGFIDKEDLHDMLASLGKNPTDEYLDAMMNEAPGPINFTMFLTMFGEKLNGTDPEDVIRNAFACFDEEATGFIQEDYLRELLTTMGDRFTDEEVDELYREAPIDKKGNFNYIEFTRILKHGAKDKDD